From the genome of Plectropomus leopardus isolate mb chromosome 9, YSFRI_Pleo_2.0, whole genome shotgun sequence:
TGGAGCAAGGAGAAAGGgtttatgattaaaataaagCCTCTGTCAAACTCCTTCACTCATTGCAGTAGAAGTAAAGACGCTTGAATGCACCATCACTGACAGAGTTGTTGAATGTTGCTGTCCCTCAGGAACCCTAGTCCCGCCCTGGGGGTGGAGTTAAATACCCTTCTGCTACAAGGGGTGCAGACGATGGACAGGTACCCCAGGCCCCTCCTCCCACAGTCCCATCCCTCCCCACACCAGTCACCCTTCCTTCATTCCCAACTTCAAGGCTTGTCATCCCCCCAGTTTTGATTTGGGCCTGTCATTTTACATCAAGAGTTAGTTTGATTTCCTGTTGGCGTTTGTTTATTTGAGCCATTGCTCGTCTTTCTGTGGTCATCACGTTGTCGTTGTTATTTGAGGATGATGTTGGTCTTGTTGTGCGGTCAATTtagttttttgccttttcataaCACTTGATCTCATTTCATTTGTGGacatgttttatgtggttttgtaTTTACGATACTGAAACTTGTGTTGACTGGCTGATTTCTGTATGTAAGAACAAAAGtaacatgtcattttcatgatttttgtctGTATTGCTTTGATCTCAAATCAActcataataatacattatcatacagtatgtatgtttgtgtttacttttttatctttgtatttttttcagacacCACACAGTGACTCGTGGAATCACCAAAGGAGTGAAGGAGGACTTCCGTCTGGCGATGGAGAGGCAGGTGTCGCGCTGTGGAGAAAACCTGTTCAGCGTTCTTCACCGTTTCTGCATCAACGagaaaatcatcatcatccagTCTCTTCCTTGACACCAGCCTGCAACATTTGAACCTTTTCATAGTTGATATTCCAGGTACAGTTTGAATGCAGCTGGACTGACTTTATGACCCCGACACAGAGCACATTTCTAGCTCTCTGGTCTTTATTATCATCCTTTATCACTGAACTAAAAAAAGAATCTGTCTCCTTGCCTTAAAAGTGGATCTCTCTTGTTAGAGAGTTGGAGATGATTCTGGTTTTCTGAGTACAGAGTGCTTATGTGGTTTCCATAGTATGTGTGTAGTTTTCTTCTCAACATGTGCTTAACCACATTTGAAGTGGTTTAAtcatactgtgacattttgtggGAGTTGACAAAAGAATTAAGTGCATTTTTGATATTCTCGGGtaaagtttattgtttttgttacaaacTTGAAGTGTTGGTTGATATAAATGTTTCCATTAAATTGCCTCTTAATGGATTACAGAAGTTGCCATGTATGatttaaatcttagaaacctacaaaacatcagtttacctAATAGAGCAAGATAAAAAATCagatacacaaaaaaagcatgctCATGTCTTAAGAAGgaatacacacactttttcacttCAGAGCCCCCACATGGGATTACTCTTACTGCGTTCCCTCTGCTCCCTTATGATCAATTCACACTTCTTCATCCcacttcctttttctctttaaagctGTGGCTGGTAacctttataaaaataactttttggcCAAGGGTGGCATGTTGGTGTTGTGGTTAGCTGTGTCGCCTCAAGTGAGAGGGTTCCTTATCCAATCCGCTGACCGTGGCCCTCTGTGTTCTGCTCGTGTCAGGGTGGGTTTTCTCCAGCTTCATCCCACTAAACTGGCCACAGGTGTGGATGTGGAGGTCAGCTCGCTTAGGCTCCAGCAAAGTAACGCCCACTGGCTGAAGTAAAGCTTTCTTATTTCACAGCTAAACAATAcactgacatactgtatgtttctgaTAACATTTGAAGTGAGACATTGGCAAcgcagtgacagaatcttgatttgtatttgatcagcgctgcctagtttgacaatttgactgcagttcatgaaCTGTCATGGACATGATTGATAGCTGCATCAGAGACTCCTTGACTCTGATTGATGTTTTCCTTCAGCCGGGGTAGAAACTAGCAAATGCCATTTTCATAgaattttctgtctcttgttATACTGTGTTGACTTGttgtagtgacagtttcatcaaatatgccaaacagttattttcataaaggttaccaactgtagctttaagtcTTTCTGTCACAGTTACTCCTCTAGTTCTGTCACCGGTGCGTTTGGCAGGTCCGTCTGTAGGGCCGCTCTGAGGTTAGCCCAGAACAGCCTGTGCTTGGCCCTGTCCTGAGGCCACTCCAAGTATGTGTGGCGGCCCATCATGGACTTCAGCTGGTAGTACTTGGAAGGGATCAGGTATTGAGGCAGAGGCTCGAGCAGTACGAGCACAATGCTGTCCGAGCCCCAAGTAAGGCGTTGGTGGCTGGCGAAGTACAGCTCATAGTGACACCATTCACTCTTGACGAAGTGAGCAGAGAGCACAAACACGGAGCGTCGGCTTTTCTCCACACAGGCGATGATGTTCTCAATAATTGTCTTTCCCGGCACAAAGTTTTTCACGTGGTGGCAGATTCTGAGCCCTCCTCCCTCAAGGTTGGGAAGGAGGGAATTGTGCACCCAATCTTCATCATGCTGGCTGTACGACACAAAAGCATGAAACTCAACGCCTGCCAGATCTTCAGGTCGAACATGTCGCATTCTGGCACGATGTTTGGCCCTGGTCCACTGCCAGATCATGCCCATATACCAGGGAACATCCAAAGAGTGACAAAGGGTCACAACTGCGATACTCACTAGCACTGCTgggcacaagatggcagcagctagAAGGCCGACATTGCAGGAGATCTCTGGGATATAGGTTCCTTTCAAGGTGGAGTTTCTAACGGCCTCTGGGTAGCTACAGTTATAGTCCAACGGCCAGCTCAACAGTTCAATTCCTGTGTGACTGTTCTTTGTTTCAGACTTGACACCAAGATTTATGAAACTCTTCAGAGCGCAGGTGCAGGTGAAGGGGTTGTTACTGACATCCAGGGTTTTCAACTCGGGGCAGCTTTCCAGCTTGTTCACAGATGGGGCGTGAAGGGAATTTGACCTCAGCAGAAGCTCATTCAGTATGGGGAAACCATTACATACTGGCAGGTCCCGCAGCCTATTGCCGTTTAGATTCAGGGATGAAAGGTTCCCCAGTTTTAGGATGGATGATGGAATCACAGAAATCTGATTGTTCTTGAGATCCAGTTTTTCTGTTCCTTTTGGTAAACATCTGAAAACGGAGTCTGTCAGAACATTTGAAGACAGATCCATATTGGTGATGTTTGGCGGCCAGATGCATTCTCTCAGACCATCATAAGTCAGAGAGTTGAGGCTGAGGTTCAGATCTTGCAGGGACTTCATGTATTGCACACGCTGGCTCACAAACTGGAGGCTCTTCAGATTGTTGCCAACCAGAATCAGTTTCCTCACGTTACCCAGAGTCTTACATTCAAAAATCTCTTGAGTCGTCACTGTGGTGAAGATGGAGTCAAACAGAGCACAGTCAGAAAAGTCCAGTAGTTGGATTGAACTTTCCGACTTTGGACATGTCATGTATATGATAGAGGTCTGAACAattgctaaatgctccactggCAGGTTGATGAAAAAGTTGTACACAGCCTCCTGTGAAAACAAGAAAGACGTCACCACTGCCCTTGTGGCTGTGAAGGACTTCATCTGAGTTGTGTACGTCATAGCAGTATCAATCATGGGCAAATTGGAAATGGCCACATCGGAGGTGCTCAGATGGCTGATAGTTGTCTGCAGGACCACACTTACATAGTGAGTCAAGTCATTCCATTTGATTGATATGTTGGTGAGGTAAAGATGAGTTGTGAGGATTTTTTCCCTCATGCTCAACAGCTTACTCAGATCTTTGTAGCCATTTGTCAGATCCATCAACTCCACTTCAACAAAGAGTGACAGAGCATCACCAACCAGACCATGGTCCACTGTTTGATAACCAGCGAAGGCTATCTGAAGTCTTTGAGCTTGAACATCCCTCAGGCTGCCCGCTGTATAATTCAGTTTATCCTCTAGGGAAAGGGTCAATGTATATAGTTTCAGTTGAGCAATATTCTTAAAATCACCCACACCAATGTTTTGTGCTCCAAGTGCTAATCTCCTCAGTTTTACCAGAGAGCTGAACTCACTCCCCAGTGTCATCGTGAGAAAGTTGTTGCAGATCAGATTCAGCCCCAGAAGGTTCTCTGCATGGAGCAGGTACCGCTGACCCGACAGGTTCGTCAGCCTG
Proteins encoded in this window:
- the tlr1 gene encoding toll-like receptor 1, whose translation is MRPVTAALLAAVILMGLQQCSLLPDNFVDRSSKNLSSVPSDLPKTAEFVDLSCNHIQKLHKGDFKNTALLKFLNISWNRLEDIDPETFLDTPLLTDLDLSHNRLTNLSGQRYLLHAENLLGLNLICNNFLTMTLGSEFSSLVKLRRLALGAQNIGVGDFKNIAQLKLYTLTLSLEDKLNYTAGSLRDVQAQRLQIAFAGYQTVDHGLVGDALSLFVEVELMDLTNGYKDLSKLLSMREKILTTHLYLTNISIKWNDLTHYVSVVLQTTISHLSTSDVAISNLPMIDTAMTYTTQMKSFTATRAVVTSFLFSQEAVYNFFINLPVEHLAIVQTSIIYMTCPKSESSIQLLDFSDCALFDSIFTTVTTQEIFECKTLGNVRKLILVGNNLKSLQFVSQRVQYMKSLQDLNLSLNSLTYDGLRECIWPPNITNMDLSSNVLTDSVFRCLPKGTEKLDLKNNQISVIPSSILKLGNLSSLNLNGNRLRDLPVCNGFPILNELLLRSNSLHAPSVNKLESCPELKTLDVSNNPFTCTCALKSFINLGVKSETKNSHTGIELLSWPLDYNCSYPEAVRNSTLKGTYIPEISCNVGLLAAAILCPAVLVSIAVVTLCHSLDVPWYMGMIWQWTRAKHRARMRHVRPEDLAGVEFHAFVSYSQHDEDWVHNSLLPNLEGGGLRICHHVKNFVPGKTIIENIIACVEKSRRSVFVLSAHFVKSEWCHYELYFASHQRLTWGSDSIVLVLLEPLPQYLIPSKYYQLKSMMGRHTYLEWPQDRAKHRLFWANLRAALQTDLPNAPVTELEE